GCATAGATAATTTAACACCCGGCCTGTCGGGCCTATATCTCACTTTAATTTTAAACGCATTatgcttgaaaaaataaaaaaaagtaacacaGTATCAAGCGGTAAACAAAGAAACgattgaaaaatacatgtttaagtaTAAAGCTTCCGTTAAAACCCTTGAATTTGCACCCGTTGTTTTGATTCAACAGTTTATATAATacagtttatgtttattttctgaACAATAATGATTGTCTACGTGTAAAAGAATGATATGAGTATTTGGCAACCTGCCAaggataatttaaaataagtacAATTAGTGCATCTGTATCTGACAGTTCTAGTGATTGATTAAATCCAGTATTTTTGAAAAGGATTCTTCTATAATTGTTATATAAAGGACattgtaataaatttaaaagtgaaTTTCGTTTTCTACActatttttacaacaaaaactaCAAATTTGCTGCTCTTTAACGGGTTCACTGTGGTATCTACCCGTCTCAATTCTTCATGGTAAAACCCCACATTTAAACTGAGCCAAAATTGATTGCAAATGTTTAGGcactaaaataaaattgtatgagTCCTGCTCATGATTGCATCAATGTTCAGTTCTACATGACTTGATATGTCTGCCATTTGATATCATTAATATGTGTGGccttttttctgaaataatttcaattgttttgtatttttttttttgtagattaaatggaggaaaaaataaatcagatacTGCAGTCTGCAATCATCTCCCTCTGTTCTCAGCATTACTCAGAAAAATTGGAGGTTGATGGAATCATCTGCATATCATCACAACAGACAAACCTGCGTCATGTCGTAAAAATTCACCATACTGTTGATCCCAACAACCTACACCATGGACAGGGGGTCTCCGGAAATTCCTCCCCAGCACCTGCCTCAACCACACCCACACAGTGGACAGAACAGCAGAGGAGAGGAATGATACAGGGAGAGAAGACGAAAACCAGAAAGCGATCAAGAAACACAGAGGATAGTGACCCTGATTTCAACTGTAGTATAtcaaacagtgcagacaatttCCCAACAATTGTTAAGCAGCTTCACAAAAGGAAATCTAGAGCACAGAAGATTAGTACTTATACGGAATATGATTCAGAAGGTTCTAATAGTCCAGAATATGGATCTGATGCTCAGGACGGTCGGTATGGGGTCAGCGATGGCAGTTTGGGTGAAGAGCCATTGGGATCTGCCTCAGTGTTACTCAAACTTTTAGCAAAGCCCCACAAAAGGTCCATGCTGGTAAATCAGCCAACCCCAGTAAATCCAAGTGTAGAAATGGTTAATCTCGAGGGGGCAGTCAAATCTGGAATGGAGTATCAGATCAAATTGAATGATGGTTCTGTAACCAGAAAGGAACATGTCACTCAAGTAGAGGAGAAGACAACACAATCTCCAGTTGTAAAGGAGGAGCCTGTATGGGATGGAGAGTATGGAGGGATGAACCACCAGAAGCAAAATGGGGATGTTGCTGATTACAAGAGCGAAAACAGTCATGTAGGTCCCAATTCAGACTCTGCTTTTGAAAGAAAttctattttaatgaaaattttagaGGGAAAGAGTTTAAGAGAAGCTTACAAGACAGAGCATGGGTCTTCACCAGGACCTGATACccaaatctttgaggaaaaatcaaaatcatctGAACAGGAAAACTCTTTGTTATATCGACTCCCTTTTGTGTCATTCCAAGATCTTTTCCCACAGAACTCTCAAGACATTTTACCAAGCGAGAACAACACTTCAAGGAAAAGAAATATTGGATCTAAAAAGCCGCTCACTTTGCAAACTCTTGAGTATACCAAAACAGGAATCACAAAAACAAGTacacaaaaacaaatacaacaCTCTGAACAGAAATATTCAACTCGTCTCTCATCagggaaaaaaaaccctgttagCTATCAAGAAATGTTAGGAGCTGTGAATTACAGCTCAGATGATGAAAAGGATCAAGGAGAAAGGGAAGTGGATGAAGAAATTTACACTCCACAGCAATCAGAGTATCATCTCGTGACCCGTGAGGCTGATACAGTAGAATCTGAAATCAAAACTGGAGCCAAACGAAGAAAAATGGGACCAAGGTGCAAAGTTGGTGGTAAACGAGAAAACCCTGAGACGGCTAATAAAGAGGAATCAGGCAAGTCCAAACCTACAGTGGTTTGTAGCAATGATAAATTTGAGTGCAGTATATGTGGACGTATATTTGACAATAAAGCTCTGCGGGACATGCACGAAGACGCTGAGCGCGCTGAGCACTTCTTCAAGTGTCCGTTATGTGATGGGTTCTTTGGAAGTGAAGAATCGAAACTAATTCACATGCAAGACAGACATGGAATAGCTACTAAAGAATTTGCTGAAGAAAGGGCAAACAGAAAGCTCGGTGTTGCAAAGAATAAGTCAGCGGTAAAGAAGAAAGAGGCTTTGCTGACAAAGATGGCAGTTTCATCTCAGGACGATTATAAAGATTCTTCTGAGAAAGGATCAACAGACGATAGTTGCGAGTCACTTGCTGTTGAGATTAAGCAAgaaaaaacaagtgaaaatgCAACTGAGTGTGATATGtgtgatatgaaattttatgagaCGGAAGAGCTCAAAGAACACATTCAAACATTTCATGGGGCTGTTCAATAATGATTGATAATCATGCACTCCTTTGATTgatattattgtcatttttcatgttgaatttatGTGTGGGTAGTCAGAtgtatcaaattataatttACCTTCATATTCATTATTCAATAGTTTgatataatttagaaaaaattgtatgaaaaatatGTCTCCTATCTCCATTTCATATTAATCAGAAGGGACCATCAGAATGTTAATCAtgtgttgataattttaaaaaaagatgttaatTTCTAGGACAGTTTTGTGGGGGTCATGAACataatacatacattgtatttaaattCTGTCCTTGTTGGtacaaatatcatttaatgatCCCAATGCGGAAA
The nucleotide sequence above comes from Magallana gigas chromosome 2, xbMagGiga1.1, whole genome shotgun sequence. Encoded proteins:
- the LOC105340379 gene encoding zinc finger and BTB domain-containing protein 41 — translated: MEEKINQILQSAIISLCSQHYSEKLEVDGIICISSQQTNLRHVVKIHHTVDPNNLHHGQGVSGNSSPAPASTTPTQWTEQQRRGMIQGEKTKTRKRSRNTEDSDPDFNCSISNSADNFPTIVKQLHKRKSRAQKISTYTEYDSEGSNSPEYGSDAQDGRYGVSDGSLGEEPLGSASVLLKLLAKPHKRSMLVNQPTPVNPSVEMVNLEGAVKSGMEYQIKLNDGSVTRKEHVTQVEEKTTQSPVVKEEPVWDGEYGGMNHQKQNGDVADYKSENSHVGPNSDSAFERNSILMKILEGKSLREAYKTEHGSSPGPDTQIFEEKSKSSEQENSLLYRLPFVSFQDLFPQNSQDILPSENNTSRKRNIGSKKPLTLQTLEYTKTGITKTSTQKQIQHSEQKYSTRLSSGKKNPVSYQEMLGAVNYSSDDEKDQGEREVDEEIYTPQQSEYHLVTREADTVESEIKTGAKRRKMGPRCKVGGKRENPETANKEESGKSKPTVVCSNDKFECSICGRIFDNKALRDMHEDAERAEHFFKCPLCDGFFGSEESKLIHMQDRHGIATKEFAEERANRKLGVAKNKSAVKKKEALLTKMAVSSQDDYKDSSEKGSTDDSCESLAVEIKQEKTSENATECDMCDMKFYETEELKEHIQTFHGAVQ